The stretch of DNA GTGGTGGATGTGTATGCCGCCGCCCGCGGAAATGTTGCGCGGCTGCCACCATTTACGGGGCGCATCGCTGCCCGCGTGGCTTCGGATGTACCGCACGATCGTGCGGGTCACGAAGAACGTGAGGATGAACGCGACGAGGCAGAACACCAGCGGCAGCCGCCCGTGCGGGATCGAGAGATTGAGGTCGAACGTCGCGTGCACGCAGAAAACTTACGCCGACGTGCGCGTGTCAGGGTCGGGATACCGCCCGACTCGCCGGTGGGCACCGATACGCTGGTCTGCGACATGAGTACTTGGCGGTCGCCCGGCGGGGCTGGTTTGTGGCCAACACTCGCCTGGCGGCTGTTCCAGCTGCTTACCGTGGCGGCGTTGGTGTGGGCGGGCTGGCGGGTGCTTGGCCACATCCCGTACCGCATCGACATCGAGGTCTACCGGATGGGCGGACGGGCCTGGCTCGACCACCGGCCGCTGTATGCCGACGGTGCGATGTTTCACACCCTCATCGGCCTTGACCTGCCCTTCACCTACCCGCCGCTGGCCGCCGTCGCGTTCGCACCGTTCGCGTGGCTGTCGCTCAACGTCGCCAGCGTCGCGATCACTGTGACCACGCTGGTGCTGCTGATCGCATCGATGGTGATCGTGCTGACCGGGCTGCAGGTTTGGCCGCAGACCTCGATCACCTCGGAGCCTGCCTGGCTGCGGCGCTGTTGGCTGGCGGGCGCGATCGTGGCGCCCGCGATGATCTACCTGGAACCCATCCGGTCGAACTTCGACTTCGGCCAGATCAACGTCGTGCTGATGACCCTCGTCATCGCCGACTGCGTGCCGCGCAAGACACCGTGGCCGCGCGGAATGCTGCTGGGCATCGCGATCGCGCTCAAGCTCACCCCCGCGGTGTTCCTGCTCTACTTCCTGCTGCGCCGCGACACCCGCGCGCTGCTGGTGACCGCGGCGTCAGCGGTGGTGGCCACCCTCGCCGGGTTCACGCTGGCATGGCGCGACTCCTGGCAGTACTGGACCGAAACCGTGCGCAACACCGATCGCATCGGCACGGTGACGCTGAACACCAACCAGAACATCGCAGGCGCGCTGGCCCGAATGGGCCTCGGAGAGGGCGAGCGATTCGTCGTGTGGACGCTGGCCTGCTTTGCGGTGCTGGGCCTGACGGTGTGGGCTGCGCGACGGGTGCTGCGCGCAGGCGAACCCGTGCTGGCCCTCGTCTGTGTCGCGATGTTCGGGCTGGTGGTGTCGCCGGTGTCGTGGTCGCACCACTGGGTGTGGGTGCTGCCGACGGTGGTTGTCTCGACGGTCGTCGCCTATCGGCGTCGGCACCTGGCGCTGGGACTGATCACACTGGCGGGCGTCGCGCTGATGGTGTGGACGCCGATTCCGCTGATGCCCAAGCACCACGAAACCTCGGCGTCGCTGTTGCGCCAGCTGGCCGGTGGTTCCTACTTGTGGTGGGCGATCGCGGTGATCGCGGTGGCAGGCACGGTGTCCGCGCGCTCAGCCGATCGGTCCGTCAGCCCGCAGCTGCTTCCGGCATCCGCGCCGGCGGCTTGATAGCCGCCTCACCTTTTCCCTCTTTGACGTCGGCGGCGTAGAGGTCGACGTACTCCTGGCCCGACAGCCGCATCAGCTCGTACATCACCTCGTCGATCACCGCGCGCTCGATGAACCGATTGCCTGCCAGCCCCTCGAAGCGGCTGAAGTCCATCGGCTTGCCGAACTTGACCTCCACGCGACCGAAGCGCCACATCTTGCTGCCCGGCGGGTTGACGACGTTGGTTCCGATCATCGCGACGGGAATCACCGGAACACCGGACTCCAGCGCCAGCCGCGCGAGGCCGGTCTTGCCCTTGTACAGCCGCCCGTCGGGCGAACGGGTGCCCTCGGGGTACATGCCAAGCAACTTGCCTTCGCTCAGGATCCGCTGGGCAGTGTCCAGTGCGCTCTGCGCGCTGTCGGCGTCGGTGCGGTCGATCGGCACCTGCCCGGCGACGGTGTAGAACCACCGCTGGAACCAGCCCTTGACGCCGGTGCCCGTGAAGTATTCGGCCTTGGCAAGGAAGGTGATTCGCCGGGTCACCACGAGAGGCAGATAAAAGCTGTCGGCGACGGCCAGGTGATTACTGGCCAAGATCATCGGACCGGAGTGCGGAACATGCTCCAGCCCTTCGACTTTCGGACGTCCGAGCAGCGACAGCAAAGGGCCCATGAAGATGTACTTGAAAAGCCAGTACCACATGGGCCCTCCCCATAACGGAGCACCGGACGGTGCTTTGCGACAACTTTACCTACGCGGTGTGGATGCGACCACACGCGGAGCGCTTACTCTTCCACCGTGACAGGGATGTGCTGATAGCGTCCCGGGCCGCTCGGCGAGGGTTCACCACCACTCGGACCGCCCGGTGGGGGCGGGCTGTCCGGCGGTGGTTCACCAGGCCCGGTCGCGCCCGGCGCCCCGGTCGCTCCGTTTTCCAGGAGTGCGCGGACGACCGTCAGCAGCGCGACGCTGTGCTCGGCGATGACGTCCAGCAGCGGATGCTGCTCACCGGCCACCAGAGCCGCGAGCGCACACACCGGGCACCACACCTGCTGGC from Mycobacterium sp. JS623 encodes:
- a CDS encoding glycosyltransferase 87 family protein, with the translated sequence MSTWRSPGGAGLWPTLAWRLFQLLTVAALVWAGWRVLGHIPYRIDIEVYRMGGRAWLDHRPLYADGAMFHTLIGLDLPFTYPPLAAVAFAPFAWLSLNVASVAITVTTLVLLIASMVIVLTGLQVWPQTSITSEPAWLRRCWLAGAIVAPAMIYLEPIRSNFDFGQINVVLMTLVIADCVPRKTPWPRGMLLGIAIALKLTPAVFLLYFLLRRDTRALLVTAASAVVATLAGFTLAWRDSWQYWTETVRNTDRIGTVTLNTNQNIAGALARMGLGEGERFVVWTLACFAVLGLTVWAARRVLRAGEPVLALVCVAMFGLVVSPVSWSHHWVWVLPTVVVSTVVAYRRRHLALGLITLAGVALMVWTPIPLMPKHHETSASLLRQLAGGSYLWWAIAVIAVAGTVSARSADRSVSPQLLPASAPAA
- a CDS encoding lysophospholipid acyltransferase family protein gives rise to the protein MWYWLFKYIFMGPLLSLLGRPKVEGLEHVPHSGPMILASNHLAVADSFYLPLVVTRRITFLAKAEYFTGTGVKGWFQRWFYTVAGQVPIDRTDADSAQSALDTAQRILSEGKLLGMYPEGTRSPDGRLYKGKTGLARLALESGVPVIPVAMIGTNVVNPPGSKMWRFGRVEVKFGKPMDFSRFEGLAGNRFIERAVIDEVMYELMRLSGQEYVDLYAADVKEGKGEAAIKPPARMPEAAAG